Proteins encoded together in one Diceros bicornis minor isolate mBicDic1 chromosome 18, mDicBic1.mat.cur, whole genome shotgun sequence window:
- the SEPTIN9 gene encoding septin-9 isoform X4, with product MYRQWRATEAAPSCVGDMADTPRDAGFKQAPVPRNEKAPVDFGYVGIDSILEQMRRKAMKQGFEFNIMVVGQSGLGKSTLINTLFKSKISRKSVQPTSEERIPKTIEIKSITHDIEEKGVRMKLTVIDTPGFGDHINNENCWQPIMKFINDQYEKYLQEEVNINRKKRIPDTRVHCCLYFIPATGHSLRPLDIEFMKRLSKVVNIVPVIAKADTLTLEERVYFKQRITADLLSNGIDVYPQKEFDEDPEDRLVNEKFREMIPFAVVGSDHEYQVNGKRILGRKTKWGTIEVENTTHCEFAYLRDLLIRTHMQNIKDITSSIHFEAYRVKRLHESSSAMSNGVEEKEPEAEEM from the exons ATGTATCGACAGTGGAGAG CCACTGAGGCAGCTCCCAGCTGCGTGGGCGACATGGCTGACACCCCCAGAGACGCCGGGTTCAAGCAGGCGCCCGTGCCGCGGAATGAGAAGGCCCCGGTGGACTTCGGCTATGTGGGGATCGACTCCATCCTGGAGCAGATGCGCAGGAAGGCCATGAAGCAGGGCTTCGAGTTCAACATAATGGTGGTTG GGCAGAGTGGCTTGGGGAAGTCCACCTTGATCAACACCCTCTTCAAATCCAAGATCAGCCGGAAGTCGGTGCAGCCCACCTCGGAGGAGCGCATCCCCAAGACCATTGAGATCAAGTCTATCACGCACG ATATCGAGGAGAAGGGTGTCCGCATGAAGCTGACGGTCATCGACACGCCGGGGTTCGGGGACCACATCAACAATGAGAACTG CTGGCAGCCCATCATGAAGTTCATCAACGACCAGTACGAGAAGTACCTGCAGGAGGAGGTCAACATCAACCGGAAGAAACGCATCCCAGATACGCGCGTCCACTGCTGCCTCTACTTCATCCCTGCCACCGGCCACTC CCTGAGGCCCCTGGACATCGAGTTCATGAAGCGCCTAAGCAAAGTGGTCAACATTGTTCCGGTCATCGCCAAGGCCGACACGCTGACCCTGGAGGAGCGGGTCTACTTCAAACAGCGG ATCACCGCGGACCTGCTGTCCAATGGCATCGACGTGTACCCCCAGAAGGAGTTTGACGAGGACCCGGAGGACCGGCTGGTGAACGAGAAGTTCCGA gAGATGATCCCGTTTGCCGTGGTGGGCAGCGACCATGAATACCAAGTGAATGGGAAGAGGATCCTTGGAAGGAAAACCAAGTGGGGCACCATCGAAG TTGAGAACACCACACACTGTGAGTTCGCGTACCTGCGGGACCTCCTCATCAG GACGCACATGCAGAACATCAAGGACATCACCAGCAGCATCCACTTCGAGGCCTACCGGGTGAAGCGCCTGCACGAGAGCAGCAGCGCCATGTCCAATGGCGTTGAGGAGAAGGAGCCGGAAGCGGAGGAGATGTAG
- the SEPTIN9 gene encoding septin-9 isoform X3, with protein sequence MADTPRDAGFKQAPVPRNEKAPVDFGYVGIDSILEQMRRKAMKQGFEFNIMVVGQSGLGKSTLINTLFKSKISRKSVQPTSEERIPKTIEIKSITHDIEEKGVRMKLTVIDTPGFGDHINNENCWQPIMKFINDQYEKYLQEEVNINRKKRIPDTRVHCCLYFIPATGHSLRPLDIEFMKRLSKVVNIVPVIAKADTLTLEERVYFKQRITADLLSNGIDVYPQKEFDEDPEDRLVNEKFREMIPFAVVGSDHEYQVNGKRILGRKTKWGTIEVENTTHCEFAYLRDLLIRTHMQNIKDITSSIHFEAYRVKRLHESSSAMSNGVEEKEPEAEEM encoded by the exons ATGGCTGACACCCCCAGAGACGCCGGGTTCAAGCAGGCGCCCGTGCCGCGGAATGAGAAGGCCCCGGTGGACTTCGGCTATGTGGGGATCGACTCCATCCTGGAGCAGATGCGCAGGAAGGCCATGAAGCAGGGCTTCGAGTTCAACATAATGGTGGTTG GGCAGAGTGGCTTGGGGAAGTCCACCTTGATCAACACCCTCTTCAAATCCAAGATCAGCCGGAAGTCGGTGCAGCCCACCTCGGAGGAGCGCATCCCCAAGACCATTGAGATCAAGTCTATCACGCACG ATATCGAGGAGAAGGGTGTCCGCATGAAGCTGACGGTCATCGACACGCCGGGGTTCGGGGACCACATCAACAATGAGAACTG CTGGCAGCCCATCATGAAGTTCATCAACGACCAGTACGAGAAGTACCTGCAGGAGGAGGTCAACATCAACCGGAAGAAACGCATCCCAGATACGCGCGTCCACTGCTGCCTCTACTTCATCCCTGCCACCGGCCACTC CCTGAGGCCCCTGGACATCGAGTTCATGAAGCGCCTAAGCAAAGTGGTCAACATTGTTCCGGTCATCGCCAAGGCCGACACGCTGACCCTGGAGGAGCGGGTCTACTTCAAACAGCGG ATCACCGCGGACCTGCTGTCCAATGGCATCGACGTGTACCCCCAGAAGGAGTTTGACGAGGACCCGGAGGACCGGCTGGTGAACGAGAAGTTCCGA gAGATGATCCCGTTTGCCGTGGTGGGCAGCGACCATGAATACCAAGTGAATGGGAAGAGGATCCTTGGAAGGAAAACCAAGTGGGGCACCATCGAAG TTGAGAACACCACACACTGTGAGTTCGCGTACCTGCGGGACCTCCTCATCAG GACGCACATGCAGAACATCAAGGACATCACCAGCAGCATCCACTTCGAGGCCTACCGGGTGAAGCGCCTGCACGAGAGCAGCAGCGCCATGTCCAATGGCGTTGAGGAGAAGGAGCCGGAAGCGGAGGAGATGTAG